From a single Papaver somniferum cultivar HN1 unplaced genomic scaffold, ASM357369v1 unplaced-scaffold_133, whole genome shotgun sequence genomic region:
- the LOC113333481 gene encoding uncharacterized protein LOC113333481, translated as MLDHILYELKAVEQLCRQPAGHCYNESSPTPDRIYDHSAIQRDETWDGNYETSLAEQSLNQKFDTFVESAIPVMQQLLQATQHFCEFQLSYNESLQELQRNIDNIRNGMKQIQEERNKEEVQTHSNILMEANIEYDDSEEDEYSNIDNDGVTSSTFDRDNDHSPIQKEEVESRNTIVINKTYIVYESDDDYDFFVNNTPNSEIVDTLNEKSTCDEERKEYDELLGADFDSDDEDLEVIAETNEEWIIKSLNENCDTCDVGESMDFFRSTEDSVMREIMQGLSTPLHESLSNDDPPKLEIVSQRVVNPSFKKVPHLGLELCASKYFLNFLLPSIHHMCLSLTPCRFAKRNQWKFLSLMFCIHFRV; from the coding sequence ATGCTCGATCACATTCTTTATGAGCTAAAGGCAGTGGAACAACTTTGTAGACAACCAGCCGGACATTGTTACAATGAGTCTAGCCCAACTCCGGATCGTATTTATGATCATTCAGCCATTCAAAGGGATGAGACTTGGGATGGAAACTATGAAACAAGTTTGGCGGAGCAATCTTTAAATCAGAAATTTGATACTTTTGTTGAATCTGCTATTCCCGTGATGCAACAGTTGCTTCAAGCAACACAACATTTTTGTGAATTCCAGCTGAGTTACAATGaatcactccaagaacttcaacGGAATATAGACAACATCAGAAATGGCATGAAACAAATTCAAGAAGAGCGGAACAAGGAAGAGGTTCAAACTCATTCTAACATTCTCATGGAAGCCAATATTGAGTATGATGATTCCGAAGAAGACGAGTACTCAAATATTGATAATGATGGTGTAACTAGCTCAACTTTTGATCGTGATaacgatcattcacctattcaaaaggaagaagtcGAGTCTAGAAACACTATAGTTATTAATAAGACTTATATTGTGTATGAAagcgatgatgattatgacttctttgtgaATAACACCCCAAATTCAGAGATAGTCgatactttgaatgagaagtcaacttgtgaTGAAGAACGTAAGGAGTACGATGAATTACTTGGAGCAGATTTcgattctgatgatgaagatttggaAGTTATAGCTGAAACTAATGAAGAATGGATCATAAAGAGTTTGAATGAGAATTGTGATACTTGTGATGTAGGAGAATCAATGGACTTTTTTAGAAGTACCGAGGATTCCGTAATGCGTGAGATTATGCAAGGTTTGTCTACTCCTTTACATGAATCTTtatctaatgatgatcctcccaaACTAGAAATAGTTTCccaaagagttgttaatccatCTTTTAAGAAGGTACCTCATTTGGGGTTGGAAttgtgtgcttcaaaatattttctgaattttttgcttccaagtatccaccatatgtgtttgagtctaacaccgtgcaggtttgccaagaggaatCAATGGAAGTTCCTTTCACTAATGTtttgtatacacttccgagtgtag